From the Desulfobacteraceae bacterium genome, one window contains:
- a CDS encoding ABC transporter substrate-binding protein: MPRTHLTPASLLFSLLALALVCAPVRGAAVSVVDHRGTVVRIPEPPQRVVSLVPAITEMIVAMGAGEALAAVTANDNRLPEMAAKPIVEGFLTPSLERIAALAPDLIFYAAAQ; the protein is encoded by the coding sequence ATGCCAAGAACGCATCTGACACCGGCCTCATTATTATTCTCGCTCCTCGCCCTGGCGCTTGTCTGCGCCCCGGTCCGGGGCGCGGCGGTTTCGGTTGTGGACCACCGCGGCACGGTGGTCCGCATCCCGGAACCGCCGCAGCGGGTCGTCTCACTGGTGCCCGCGATCACCGAGATGATCGTCGCCATGGGAGCCGGGGAGGCGCTGGCGGCGGTGACCGCTAACGACAACCGCCTGCCGGAAATGGCGGCCAAGCCCATTGTCGAAGGATTCCTTACACCGTCGCTGGAACGCATAGCGGCGCTCGCCCCGGACCTCATTTTCTATGCCGCCGCGCAG
- a CDS encoding TonB-dependent receptor, whose product MKRLAGILAVGALAAFASSAPAAAQDRPATMAEVVVTATRTETALDKVGGSAVSVVTAADIEAAKQTRVAEALKGIPGIDIVASGAPGSSTTVFIRGGDSKNTLVLVDGIMFNDPSSPNRSADLANLTLDNIERIEVVRGPLSALYGSNATAGVINIITKKGSGKPTAHVGAEYGSYDTWRAFGDASGQLKKFNFSLSAARTETDGFSAANDRNRDIARGGNTAEDDGWDNTTLSGKFGLDITDDFDVNAVVRYIDSTADIDDFNGFAADRWNFNSFPATLEPDGSKRQKTESDQLFYQFNVHNFFLDRRVESNLFYKGADQDNKTYDADDNQTNDLEGRVTEAGWQGSLMFGEINTLSLGYTYFEEKLEENDSDQKEADINSYWVSDQLFLLDDRLVVVGGVRVDDHSRFGTETTWQVAPSYLIQKTDTTIKASYGTGFRAPSLYELFAEPIVAFGFLGGNEDLDAEKSRGWDAGFEQRLLEGKVKFGATYFATRYRDKIEFVVDPATFDSTYDNLDGTTKTQGVETFAEWSPIETLSLLLNYTYTDTEDPDGEELVRRPQNKVYFNARYRFLQRLNLNLDVYWVDERKTIASAVDADGNRVEDLDAYYLVNLAAAYDLNDHVQLYGRVDNLFDENYEESWSYATAGLSGHAGVKFSF is encoded by the coding sequence ATGAAACGGTTGGCAGGAATCTTGGCAGTTGGGGCGCTGGCGGCATTCGCCAGTTCGGCACCAGCCGCGGCGCAGGACCGGCCGGCGACCATGGCGGAAGTCGTGGTGACCGCGACCCGCACCGAAACGGCTCTCGACAAAGTCGGCGGCAGCGCGGTTTCCGTGGTCACGGCGGCGGATATCGAAGCCGCCAAGCAGACGCGCGTCGCGGAAGCGCTCAAGGGGATACCTGGAATCGACATCGTGGCAAGCGGCGCTCCGGGGTCATCCACCACGGTCTTCATCCGGGGCGGAGACTCAAAAAACACGCTGGTGCTGGTGGACGGCATCATGTTCAACGACCCCTCATCGCCCAACCGTTCCGCCGACCTCGCCAACCTGACGCTGGACAATATCGAGCGCATCGAGGTCGTCCGCGGCCCCCTCAGCGCCCTGTATGGCAGCAACGCCACCGCCGGCGTGATCAACATCATCACCAAGAAAGGCAGCGGCAAACCGACGGCGCACGTCGGCGCGGAATACGGCTCCTACGATACCTGGAGAGCCTTCGGCGACGCATCCGGCCAGTTGAAAAAATTCAATTTTTCGCTGTCGGCCGCCAGAACCGAAACCGACGGCTTTTCGGCGGCCAACGACCGCAACCGGGACATTGCGCGGGGCGGCAACACAGCCGAGGACGACGGTTGGGACAATACCACCTTGTCGGGAAAATTCGGCCTCGACATCACCGACGACTTTGACGTCAACGCCGTTGTCCGCTACATTGATTCAACCGCCGATATCGACGATTTCAACGGGTTTGCCGCCGACCGCTGGAATTTCAACTCGTTCCCGGCAACGCTCGAACCGGACGGCTCCAAGAGGCAGAAAACCGAAAGCGATCAGCTTTTCTACCAGTTCAACGTGCACAACTTTTTTCTGGACCGGCGGGTGGAATCCAATCTTTTCTACAAAGGCGCCGACCAGGACAACAAAACTTACGACGCCGACGACAACCAAACCAACGATCTCGAGGGTCGCGTCACTGAAGCCGGCTGGCAGGGCAGCCTGATGTTCGGCGAGATCAACACGCTTTCCCTCGGCTACACCTATTTCGAGGAAAAGCTGGAGGAGAACGACAGCGACCAGAAAGAGGCCGACATCAACAGCTACTGGGTCAGCGACCAACTCTTTCTGCTGGACGACCGGCTGGTTGTCGTGGGCGGCGTCCGGGTTGACGACCACAGCCGTTTCGGAACCGAGACCACCTGGCAGGTGGCCCCCTCCTATCTCATCCAAAAGACCGACACCACCATCAAGGCCAGCTACGGCACGGGCTTTCGCGCCCCGTCGCTGTATGAGCTTTTTGCCGAGCCCATCGTGGCCTTCGGGTTTCTAGGCGGCAACGAGGACCTCGACGCCGAGAAAAGCCGCGGCTGGGATGCCGGCTTCGAGCAGCGCCTGCTGGAGGGCAAGGTGAAATTCGGGGCCACCTATTTCGCCACCCGCTACCGGGACAAGATCGAATTCGTCGTTGACCCGGCAACCTTCGACTCAACCTATGATAACCTGGACGGCACCACCAAAACCCAGGGAGTGGAGACCTTTGCGGAGTGGTCGCCGATCGAGACGCTCTCACTGCTGCTCAACTACACCTACACCGACACCGAAGACCCGGATGGGGAGGAACTGGTGCGGCGGCCGCAAAACAAGGTCTATTTCAACGCGCGATACCGCTTTCTCCAGCGGCTGAACCTCAACCTGGACGTCTATTGGGTCGACGAACGCAAAACCATCGCCTCGGCAGTCGATGCGGACGGCAACCGGGTGGAAGACCTGGACGCCTACTACCTGGTCAATCTTGCCGCGGCCTATGACCTAAACGACCACGTGCAGCTGTATGGCAGGGTCGACAACCTATTCGACGAGAACTACGAGGAGAGCTGGAGCTACGCCACAGCGGGCTTGTCGGGCCACGCCGGCGTGAAATTTTCGTTTTAA
- a CDS encoding ABC transporter ATP-binding protein has product MTPAVVARNLRHAYGAETVLRDLSFEVRKGEFFIIIGPNGSGKTTLLKILAGIDRCFRGSVALLQRPLCSYSRRELARSLALVPQLAAENFPFSVWEVLLMGRAPHMGLLGLESQKDRRIAEQAMRFTGVSHLSHRRLDQLSGGERQRVYLARAVCQEPAVILLDEPTAALDLAHQIRVMDLMARLREEKGVTIVMVSHDINLAAMYADRLMLLKDGTRVAIGSPREIVTYQNIERTYGCRVLVGANPLGGYPQITPVPGRFLQAAGGPADPDPGGK; this is encoded by the coding sequence ATGACCCCGGCCGTGGTCGCCCGCAACCTCCGGCACGCCTACGGCGCCGAAACGGTCCTGCGGGACCTGTCCTTCGAGGTCCGGAAGGGGGAGTTTTTCATCATCATCGGCCCCAACGGCTCGGGCAAGACCACCCTGCTGAAAATTCTGGCCGGGATCGACCGCTGCTTCCGAGGCAGCGTCGCCCTGCTCCAGCGCCCGCTGTGCTCCTACAGCCGCCGCGAACTGGCCCGGAGCCTGGCGCTGGTGCCCCAGCTGGCGGCGGAAAACTTTCCCTTCAGCGTATGGGAGGTGCTGCTGATGGGCCGTGCGCCCCACATGGGCCTGCTGGGGCTGGAAAGTCAAAAGGACCGCCGGATTGCCGAACAGGCGATGCGCTTCACCGGAGTCTCCCATCTGAGCCACCGCAGGCTCGACCAGCTCAGCGGAGGTGAGCGCCAGCGGGTTTACCTGGCCCGCGCGGTGTGCCAGGAGCCGGCGGTCATCCTGCTGGACGAACCCACCGCCGCACTGGATCTCGCCCACCAGATCCGCGTCATGGACCTCATGGCCCGCCTGCGCGAGGAAAAGGGGGTCACCATCGTCATGGTCTCCCACGACATCAATCTCGCGGCCATGTACGCAGACCGCCTGATGCTGCTCAAAGACGGCACCCGGGTGGCCATCGGGTCCCCCCGGGAAATCGTCACCTACCAAAATATCGAGCGCACCTACGGCTGCCGCGTGCTGGTGGGCGCCAACCCGCTGGGCGGCTATCCCCAGATCACCCCCGTCCCGGGCCGATTTCTGCAAGCTGCCGGCGGCCCGGCCGATCCGGACCCCGGCGGGAAATAG
- a CDS encoding iron ABC transporter permease, whose amino-acid sequence MSPGPQPVLRRLLLVSLPLLLALLTASFLGLGFGVTGSGLRAIWEALLALDSANLVQQTIVWRIRLPRVLMAAEVGATLSLGGLVFQALLRNPLAEPYILGISGGSAVGAISGILLGLSRFPGVSATAFAGSMATLALVVVLSSGRQILKKDSLLLAGVMVNAFCSAMILFLISLTQDSRLHNIIFWLMGDLSLTDMGQVRLLALLLAPCFLLVFLLSHAMNLLLMGKETAMALGVNIKLVTMTLLVATSFMISATVAQCGLLGFVGLVMPHLLRLLLGPDHRILVPACILGGATYMVGCDLLARIVPRQGELPVGVITAMIGAPLFIFLLRRSGR is encoded by the coding sequence ATGAGCCCCGGCCCCCAACCGGTTTTGAGGCGTTTGCTGCTCGTATCGCTCCCGCTTTTGCTGGCGCTGCTGACGGCCAGCTTCCTGGGGCTGGGCTTCGGCGTCACCGGCAGCGGCTTGCGGGCTATCTGGGAGGCGCTGCTGGCCCTGGATTCCGCCAATCTCGTCCAGCAGACCATCGTCTGGCGCATTCGCCTGCCCCGCGTGCTAATGGCCGCCGAGGTCGGGGCGACCCTCTCGCTGGGCGGCCTGGTTTTCCAGGCGCTGTTGCGCAACCCCCTGGCGGAGCCTTATATCCTGGGGATCTCGGGAGGTTCGGCAGTGGGCGCCATCAGCGGGATCCTGCTGGGCCTGTCGCGCTTTCCGGGGGTCAGCGCCACCGCCTTTGCGGGCAGCATGGCCACCCTGGCGCTGGTGGTGGTGCTCTCATCGGGCCGCCAGATCCTCAAAAAAGACTCACTTCTTCTGGCCGGCGTGATGGTCAACGCGTTTTGCTCGGCCATGATCCTCTTTCTGATTTCGCTCACCCAGGACTCCCGTTTGCACAACATCATCTTCTGGCTGATGGGCGATCTCTCGCTCACCGACATGGGGCAGGTCCGGCTGCTGGCGCTGCTTTTGGCCCCCTGCTTCCTGCTGGTCTTTCTGCTGTCCCACGCCATGAACCTCCTGCTGATGGGCAAGGAGACCGCCATGGCGCTGGGGGTCAACATCAAGCTGGTCACGATGACGCTGCTGGTGGCGACCTCGTTTATGATCAGCGCCACCGTCGCCCAGTGCGGCCTGCTGGGTTTCGTGGGGCTGGTCATGCCCCACCTGCTGCGGCTGCTGCTGGGGCCGGATCACCGCATCCTGGTTCCGGCCTGCATCCTGGGGGGCGCCACCTACATGGTGGGCTGCGACCTGCTGGCGCGGATCGTGCCGCGCCAAGGCGAGCTGCCGGTGGGGGTGATCACCGCGATGATCGGAGCACCGCTGTTTATCTTCCTCCTGAGGAGGAGCGGAAGATGA
- a CDS encoding cobalamin-binding protein, translated as MRSVVQLIIGALAVLTAFQSSAAGTVIDQMGRSVVVPEDPRRVVALAPSITEIVYALGREDRLVGVTRFSDFPPAAKHLPRVGSYVHLDLERIVALAPDLCIAVKDGNPKAVIQRLEALQIPVYAVNPVDLTAIGETILEVGGLLNARLAAQSLVAEMNARITAVKDRVAATTHRPRVFFQIGISPIVSVGSGTFIHELITMAGGTNVAAGAVPYPRFSREETIALAPEIVIITSMDRNESFLKAQAEWQQWPEIPAARDRRIHLVDSDLFDRASPRLVDGLELLVDLLQPELVQAAP; from the coding sequence ATGCGATCCGTTGTCCAACTCATCATCGGGGCCCTTGCAGTCCTGACAGCCTTTCAATCATCCGCCGCGGGGACGGTGATCGACCAAATGGGCCGCAGCGTCGTCGTCCCGGAGGACCCCCGGCGGGTGGTGGCGCTGGCGCCCAGCATCACCGAGATCGTCTACGCCCTGGGGCGCGAGGACCGGCTTGTGGGCGTGACCCGCTTCAGCGATTTTCCCCCCGCGGCGAAGCACCTGCCTCGAGTGGGCTCCTATGTCCACCTGGATCTGGAGCGGATTGTGGCCCTGGCGCCGGACCTCTGCATCGCCGTCAAGGACGGCAACCCCAAGGCGGTCATCCAGCGTCTGGAAGCACTGCAGATCCCGGTTTACGCCGTCAACCCGGTCGATCTGACGGCTATCGGCGAGACCATCCTGGAGGTGGGCGGCCTTTTAAATGCGCGCCTCGCGGCGCAAAGCCTGGTGGCCGAAATGAACGCCCGCATCACGGCCGTCAAAGACCGGGTGGCCGCCACCACCCACCGGCCGCGGGTATTTTTCCAGATCGGGATTTCCCCGATCGTCTCCGTGGGCAGCGGGACCTTCATCCACGAACTGATCACCATGGCCGGGGGAACCAACGTCGCCGCCGGGGCGGTGCCCTACCCGCGCTTCAGCCGGGAGGAGACCATCGCCCTGGCACCCGAAATCGTAATCATCACCTCCATGGACCGCAACGAGAGTTTCCTCAAAGCCCAGGCCGAATGGCAGCAGTGGCCCGAAATTCCCGCCGCCCGCGACCGCCGCATCCACCTGGTGGATTCCGACCTCTTTGACCGGGCATCGCCGCGGCTGGTGGACGGCCTGGAGCTTTTGGTGGACCTGCTCCAACCGGAACTGGTGCAAGCAGCCCCATGA
- a CDS encoding PQQ-dependent sugar dehydrogenase has product MIPFLFRAAMAAVVLAALTGGGVAAAAAAGKPFEVQEVARFDQPWAMTFLPDGRLLVTEKPGKLKLFDVGSRASTVISGVPEVAYGGQGGLGDVVLHPRFAENDLLYLSYAEAGAGGAGAAVARARLVLDPTGGGRLEELAVIWRQVPKVSGQGHYGHRIAFDRDGMLWITSGERQKFDPAQDLQSTLGKIIRLEDDGRVPPDNPFADKGGVSAQIWSLGHRNPLGIVFDADGRLWVHEMGPKGGDELNLIEKGVNYGYPIVSEGDHYSGRTIPDHHTRPEFRAPVISWTPVISPSGFIIYTGKRFPDWQGSGLMGGLSSRALVRITFDGEQAREAERFDMGTRIREVEQGPDGLVWLLEDERYGMGGRLLRLAPVTGG; this is encoded by the coding sequence ATGATCCCTTTCCTGTTTCGCGCCGCGATGGCGGCGGTTGTCTTGGCGGCTTTGACCGGCGGCGGTGTTGCCGCCGCAGCGGCTGCGGGCAAGCCCTTCGAGGTGCAGGAAGTCGCGCGCTTCGACCAGCCCTGGGCGATGACCTTTCTGCCCGACGGGCGTCTGCTGGTGACCGAGAAACCGGGTAAACTGAAGCTCTTTGACGTTGGCAGCCGGGCAAGCACCGTGATCAGCGGTGTGCCGGAAGTCGCTTACGGCGGCCAGGGCGGCCTGGGGGATGTGGTGCTGCATCCGCGCTTCGCAGAAAACGATCTTCTCTATCTCAGCTACGCCGAGGCCGGTGCCGGCGGCGCCGGTGCCGCCGTGGCGCGCGCGCGGCTGGTGTTGGATCCGACCGGCGGCGGCAGACTGGAGGAACTGGCGGTGATCTGGCGCCAGGTGCCCAAGGTGTCCGGGCAGGGGCACTACGGCCACCGGATCGCATTCGATCGGGACGGGATGCTGTGGATCACTTCCGGCGAGCGTCAGAAGTTCGACCCGGCCCAGGACCTGCAGTCCACCCTGGGCAAGATCATCCGCCTGGAGGACGACGGGCGTGTGCCGCCCGACAACCCGTTTGCGGATAAAGGCGGCGTCAGCGCCCAGATCTGGTCGTTGGGGCACCGCAACCCGCTGGGCATCGTCTTTGACGCCGACGGCCGGCTGTGGGTGCATGAGATGGGGCCCAAAGGCGGCGATGAACTCAACCTGATCGAGAAGGGTGTCAACTACGGCTACCCGATCGTTTCCGAGGGCGACCATTACAGTGGCCGCACCATCCCCGACCACCACACCCGGCCGGAATTCCGCGCCCCGGTGATCTCCTGGACCCCGGTGATCTCGCCGTCGGGCTTTATCATTTACACCGGCAAGCGCTTTCCAGACTGGCAGGGCAGCGGCCTGATGGGCGGTCTTTCCTCGCGCGCGCTGGTGCGCATCACATTCGACGGCGAGCAGGCGCGCGAGGCCGAACGCTTCGACATGGGCACCCGCATCCGTGAGGTGGAGCAGGGCCCGGACGGGCTGGTCTGGCTGCTGGAAGACGAACGCTACGGCATGGGGGGGCGCCTGCTCAGGCTGGCCCCGGTAACCGGTGGCTAG